In the genome of Hymenobacter cellulosivorans, one region contains:
- a CDS encoding alpha/beta hydrolase family protein has protein sequence MKNLLLTLLGLLSLRVVQAQKPYDVLDWKANVSLNTGLVQQMHQQYAARRTDFVQALGSAAGVRAYRDSARARFRRVLGPMPAKTPLKATITGKLAHDGYRIEKVIYESTPRHHVTANLYLPDGPKGKRPGVLLFCGHEAESKATESYQKTAILFAKNGFLVFVIDPISQGERYQLVDAAGKPLTRGGTTEHTLLNSESNLLGTSSVADELWDNVRGLDYLLTRPEVDAERIGALGNSGGATQTAYFIGFDERVKVASLCSYVATGERVLELTGPSDGCVMVPGLGQARLDVADWPIMFAPQPLQILAGRFDFVDYNIIQETHAELQQVYQRLGQPEKVSLFTYDDGHGISLPKREAAVQWFRRWLYQDNQPIREESLATLKPEELWCTKTGQVATAFKDEVLLPQRNLNLAAELARQRQKTGTPQNLPAAIRQQLQLPAQLNAPVAVEWKETVAAKDNTPLRKLIIRREGEVPLPALLALPAGEAPVSKVILWLPERGKRTVADSTALLQGYLRQNYAVLLADLRGLGESTDPETLNDKKFYNREYRNALTALHVGQSLLGQRVVDVFMLLSFIGQEPRLQPAAVELYATGRAAPVALHAAVLTPKIAKVWAGATITSFQQVLAQPTGKDWYSLVLPGVLRRYDLPDLTAVLSQQQRLMPTNP, from the coding sequence ATGAAAAACCTTTTGCTGACTTTGCTAGGCCTGTTAAGCCTGCGGGTGGTCCAGGCCCAGAAGCCGTATGACGTACTCGACTGGAAGGCCAACGTGTCGCTCAATACGGGCCTGGTGCAGCAAATGCACCAGCAATACGCCGCTCGCCGCACTGATTTCGTGCAGGCGCTGGGTTCGGCAGCTGGGGTGCGCGCTTACCGCGACAGTGCCCGGGCGCGCTTTCGCCGGGTACTGGGCCCGATGCCAGCCAAAACGCCGCTCAAGGCCACCATTACCGGTAAGCTGGCCCACGACGGGTACCGCATCGAGAAGGTAATCTACGAAAGCACCCCGCGCCACCACGTCACGGCCAACCTCTACCTGCCCGACGGACCTAAAGGCAAGCGGCCGGGCGTGCTGCTGTTTTGCGGGCACGAGGCCGAGTCGAAAGCCACCGAGTCCTACCAAAAGACGGCCATTCTATTTGCCAAAAACGGGTTTTTAGTATTCGTCATTGACCCGATTTCGCAGGGCGAGCGGTACCAGCTGGTGGATGCAGCCGGCAAACCCCTGACCCGCGGGGGTACTACCGAGCACACCTTGCTCAACAGCGAATCCAACCTGCTCGGCACCAGTAGCGTGGCCGATGAGCTCTGGGACAACGTGCGCGGGCTCGACTACCTGCTCACCCGCCCGGAAGTTGACGCTGAGCGAATCGGGGCCTTGGGTAACTCGGGCGGCGCTACCCAAACGGCTTACTTTATCGGCTTTGACGAGCGGGTGAAAGTGGCCTCGCTGTGCAGCTACGTAGCCACCGGGGAACGGGTACTGGAGCTGACCGGTCCTTCCGACGGCTGCGTGATGGTACCCGGCCTGGGCCAGGCCCGCCTCGACGTGGCCGACTGGCCCATCATGTTTGCCCCTCAGCCTTTGCAAATCCTGGCTGGCCGCTTCGATTTCGTCGATTACAACATCATCCAGGAAACCCACGCCGAACTGCAGCAAGTGTACCAGCGGCTGGGGCAGCCCGAGAAAGTCAGCCTGTTTACTTACGACGACGGCCACGGTATTTCCTTGCCCAAGCGTGAAGCCGCCGTGCAGTGGTTCCGCCGCTGGCTCTACCAGGACAACCAACCCATTCGGGAAGAAAGCCTGGCTACGCTGAAGCCGGAGGAACTGTGGTGCACGAAAACCGGGCAGGTTGCCACGGCTTTCAAAGACGAAGTACTGCTGCCCCAGCGCAACCTGAACCTAGCCGCCGAGCTGGCCCGGCAGCGCCAGAAAACCGGCACGCCCCAGAACCTGCCCGCTGCTATTCGGCAGCAGCTACAGCTCCCGGCCCAGCTCAATGCGCCGGTGGCCGTGGAGTGGAAAGAAACCGTGGCGGCCAAAGACAACACCCCGCTACGCAAACTTATCATTCGGCGCGAAGGCGAGGTTCCCTTGCCGGCCCTGCTGGCCTTGCCCGCCGGCGAAGCGCCGGTTAGCAAGGTAATACTGTGGCTGCCCGAGCGGGGCAAGCGGACCGTAGCCGACAGCACGGCTCTGCTCCAAGGCTATCTGCGGCAAAACTACGCGGTGCTGCTGGCTGACCTGCGCGGCCTGGGCGAGTCTACCGACCCGGAGACGCTTAACGACAAGAAGTTCTACAACCGCGAGTACCGCAACGCCCTGACAGCCCTGCACGTCGGTCAATCTTTACTGGGCCAGCGCGTAGTCGACGTGTTTATGCTGCTGAGCTTCATCGGGCAGGAGCCGCGGCTGCAGCCCGCCGCTGTGGAACTGTACGCCACTGGCCGCGCCGCGCCGGTAGCCCTGCACGCGGCCGTCCTGACGCCCAAGATTGCGAAAGTCTGGGCCGGCGCTACGATTACCTCCTTCCAGCAAGTGCTGGCCCAGCCCACCGGCAAGGACTGGTACTCACTGGTGCTGCCCGGCGTGCTGCGCCGCTACGACCTGCCCGATTTAACAGCGGTTTTGAGCCAGCAACAGCGCCTGATGCCGACGAATCCGTGA
- a CDS encoding sodium:solute symporter family transporter, which translates to MNQLATLDYIVFFVYFLIVSGYGIWIYRRKTGHDGTAEGDSKDYFLAEGSLTWWAIGSSLIASNISAEQFVGMSGSGFKMGLAIATYEWMAALTLIIVAVFFIPVYLKNHIFTMPQFLHQRYNGTVAMIMAIFWLMLYVVVNLTSILYLGAIAISSIAGLNLTFCMYALAVFAVIITLGGMKVIGFTDVIQVFFLILGGLATTYLALDMVADHYGQSGVISGFKLMQDQAADHFQMIFKQDNPNFIDLPGLTVLLGGMWIVNLNYWGCNQYITQRALGADLPTARSGLLFAAFLKLLMPIIVVLPGIAAYVLFKQDIFGPEMMQDGEVNPDRAYPVLLNILPVGLKGLSFAALTAAVVASLAGKANSIATIFTLDIYKKVLNEGASEKKLVAVGKIAVVVAMILGVLIAPHLGIDKKGGFQYIQEYTGFVSPGIFAMFILGFFWKKTTSNAALFATIGGFLLSIMFKFLPGLVDLSFLAPLGFAVKSQAGVYEIPFLDRMGFVFVICIIVMVIISLLETSRGVVAKGLEVDASMFKPQRSFTIGAMVIAVILTALYTIYW; encoded by the coding sequence ATGAATCAACTCGCCACCCTAGATTACATTGTATTCTTTGTCTACTTCCTGATAGTGTCAGGATACGGCATCTGGATCTACCGCCGCAAAACCGGCCACGACGGCACTGCCGAAGGCGACTCCAAGGACTACTTCCTGGCCGAAGGCTCCCTGACCTGGTGGGCCATTGGCTCCTCGCTCATTGCCTCGAATATCTCGGCTGAGCAATTCGTGGGCATGTCGGGCTCGGGCTTTAAGATGGGTCTGGCTATTGCCACCTACGAATGGATGGCCGCCCTGACGCTGATTATCGTGGCCGTGTTCTTTATTCCGGTGTATCTGAAGAACCACATCTTCACGATGCCCCAGTTTCTGCACCAGCGCTACAACGGCACGGTGGCCATGATTATGGCCATTTTCTGGCTGATGCTCTACGTCGTCGTCAACCTGACCTCGATTCTCTACCTGGGCGCCATTGCCATCAGCAGTATTGCCGGCCTGAATCTGACCTTCTGCATGTACGCCCTGGCCGTATTTGCCGTGATTATCACGCTGGGTGGTATGAAGGTAATCGGCTTCACCGACGTGATTCAGGTATTCTTCCTGATTCTGGGCGGCTTGGCTACGACCTACCTGGCCCTCGACATGGTGGCCGACCACTACGGCCAGTCGGGCGTTATCAGCGGCTTCAAGCTGATGCAGGACCAGGCTGCTGACCACTTCCAGATGATTTTCAAGCAGGACAATCCCAACTTCATCGACCTGCCGGGCCTGACCGTGCTGCTCGGCGGTATGTGGATTGTGAACCTGAACTACTGGGGTTGCAACCAGTATATCACCCAGCGCGCCCTTGGTGCCGACCTGCCCACAGCCCGCTCGGGTCTGTTGTTTGCTGCCTTCCTCAAGCTGCTCATGCCCATCATCGTGGTGCTGCCCGGCATTGCGGCTTACGTACTCTTCAAGCAGGATATCTTCGGCCCGGAGATGATGCAGGACGGCGAAGTAAACCCCGACCGTGCCTACCCCGTGCTGCTCAACATTCTGCCCGTGGGCCTGAAAGGCTTGTCTTTCGCCGCTCTGACAGCCGCCGTAGTAGCCTCGCTGGCGGGTAAGGCCAACTCCATTGCCACCATCTTCACGCTCGACATCTACAAGAAAGTCCTCAACGAAGGTGCCTCGGAGAAGAAGCTCGTAGCCGTCGGTAAGATTGCTGTGGTAGTCGCCATGATTCTGGGCGTGCTGATTGCGCCCCACCTGGGCATCGACAAGAAAGGTGGCTTCCAGTACATTCAGGAGTACACCGGCTTCGTGTCGCCCGGTATTTTCGCCATGTTCATCCTGGGCTTCTTCTGGAAGAAAACAACCTCCAATGCGGCCCTGTTTGCTACCATCGGCGGCTTTTTGCTCTCCATCATGTTCAAGTTCCTGCCCGGCCTCGTGGACCTCTCCTTCCTGGCCCCGCTGGGCTTCGCGGTGAAAAGCCAGGCCGGCGTCTACGAAATTCCGTTTCTTGACCGGATGGGCTTCGTGTTCGTCATCTGCATCATCGTGATGGTCATCATCAGCCTGCTCGAAACCAGCCGTGGCGTAGTAGCCAAAGGCCTGGAAGTAGATGCCAGCATGTTCAAGCCCCAGCGCAGCTTCACCATCGGTGCCATGGTTATTGCCGTCATTCTGACGGCGCTCTACACCATTTATTGGTAA
- a CDS encoding rhamnogalacturonan acetylesterase — protein sequence MVHRVLSVAAACCLLALLAFTGAPPAAIKVYLIGDSTMANKEEKAFPETGWGMPFKYFFDETVTVDNRAMNGRSTKSFLAENRWQPVAADLKPVDYVFIQFGHNDEVPTKANYTPEADFRANLIRFITETRAKKATPVLLTPVARRKFDAAGKVEETHAVYAALVRAVAQEQKVALIDLDATSLALLQQFGPENSKLLFNHLAPGEHPNYPAGRDDNTHFSELGARKMAQLVLADIRTLKLDLADRIVKREVKKTVDAQAR from the coding sequence ATGGTTCACCGTGTGCTTTCCGTGGCCGCCGCGTGCTGCCTGCTCGCGCTGCTGGCCTTCACCGGCGCCCCGCCCGCGGCCATCAAAGTCTACCTCATCGGCGACTCCACGATGGCCAACAAGGAGGAAAAAGCCTTTCCCGAAACCGGCTGGGGCATGCCCTTCAAGTACTTTTTCGACGAAACCGTCACGGTCGACAACCGGGCCATGAACGGGCGCAGCACCAAGTCGTTCCTGGCCGAGAACCGCTGGCAGCCGGTGGCCGCTGACCTCAAGCCCGTTGATTACGTCTTCATCCAGTTCGGCCACAACGACGAGGTGCCCACCAAGGCCAACTACACGCCCGAGGCCGACTTCCGTGCCAACCTGATCCGCTTTATCACCGAAACCCGGGCTAAAAAAGCCACGCCGGTCCTGCTCACGCCCGTGGCCCGCCGCAAGTTCGACGCGGCTGGTAAAGTCGAGGAAACCCACGCCGTGTACGCGGCCCTGGTGCGCGCCGTGGCCCAAGAGCAGAAAGTTGCCCTCATTGACCTGGATGCCACCAGCCTGGCCCTGCTCCAGCAGTTCGGCCCGGAAAACTCCAAGCTGCTCTTCAACCACCTGGCTCCGGGTGAGCACCCCAACTACCCCGCCGGCCGCGACGACAACACCCACTTCAGCGAGTTGGGAGCCCGCAAGATGGCCCAACTCGTTCTTGCCGACATCCGCACCCTCAAACTCGACCTCGCCGACCGTATCGTGAAGCGCGAAGTCAAGAAGACCGTGGACGCGCAGGCCCGGTAA
- a CDS encoding rhamnogalacturonan acetylesterase: protein MQTNWLKRLGPLAMLLLLAFTSPPPKKIKLYLVGDSTIAQKIKQTFPETGWGMPLPTYFDSTVVVDNRAQNGRSTRTFLAENRWQPIVDALQEGDYVFIQFGHNDESEAHPDRYTSPADYRKNLTKFVTETRSKKGYPVLITPVTRRKFDKEGKIMETHVAYSAATMDVARELKVPLIDLDKMSRELLQKYGAEQSKQLFLQLEPGDHPNYPYGRNDNTHFSELGARKMAQLVVSQVIAQKLPCCRSELVSPRPRTPCRPLRLLVKTTNPPRHEKTTEFIRPALARGGPRPGLRLRGSPGWLGPVPHRAGGLQRRARLPQESHHHLHQEGGV from the coding sequence ATGCAAACCAACTGGCTCAAACGCCTCGGGCCCCTGGCCATGCTGCTGCTACTAGCCTTCACCAGCCCGCCGCCGAAGAAGATCAAGCTCTACCTCGTCGGCGACTCTACCATTGCCCAGAAAATCAAGCAGACCTTTCCCGAAACCGGCTGGGGCATGCCGCTGCCCACCTACTTCGACTCCACGGTCGTCGTCGATAACCGGGCCCAGAACGGGCGCAGCACCCGCACCTTCCTGGCCGAGAACCGCTGGCAGCCCATTGTGGATGCCTTGCAGGAAGGCGACTACGTCTTCATTCAGTTCGGTCACAACGACGAATCGGAAGCGCACCCCGACCGCTACACTTCACCGGCCGACTACCGCAAGAACCTGACGAAGTTCGTAACCGAGACGCGCAGCAAGAAAGGCTACCCCGTGCTGATTACGCCCGTCACCCGCCGCAAATTCGACAAGGAAGGGAAGATTATGGAAACCCACGTGGCCTATTCAGCCGCCACGATGGATGTGGCCCGGGAGCTGAAAGTGCCGCTGATTGACCTCGACAAGATGAGCCGGGAACTGCTGCAGAAGTACGGAGCCGAGCAGTCGAAGCAGCTCTTTCTGCAGCTCGAACCCGGCGACCATCCCAACTACCCTTACGGCCGCAACGACAACACCCACTTCAGCGAGCTAGGCGCCCGCAAGATGGCTCAGCTCGTGGTGAGCCAGGTAATAGCCCAGAAGCTCCCCTGCTGTCGGAGCGAATTGGTAAGCCCACGGCCAAGAACGCCGTGCCGCCCGCTAAGACTCCTGGTAAAGACGACCAACCCACCGCGCCATGAGAAAACTACTGAGTTTATTCGGCCTGCTCTTGCTCGTGGCGGGCCGCGCCCTGGGCTACGACTTCGTGGTAGCCCAGGATGGCTCGGGCCAGTACCGCACCGTGCAGGAGGCCTTCAACGCCGTGCCCGACTTCCGCAAGAAAGTCACCACCATCTTCATCAAGAAGGGGGTGTATAA
- a CDS encoding pectinesterase family protein, producing the protein MVAQDGSGQYRTVQEAFNAVPDFRKKVTTIFIKKGVYKEKLILAGSKNLVKIIGEDREKTVLSYDDYNQKKNIFGEDKGTSGSSSIYVYGSDFSAENITFQNSSGPVGQAVAVWVAGDKARFKNCRFLGFQDTLYTYGYGSRQYYKDCYIEGTVDFIFGSSTAFFEDCTIFCKKGGGYVTAASTPDSTRYGYVFQNCKITGDAPAGSFMLGRPWRPYAKTVYIRCELGEQISTVGWDHWGKETNKQTAYYAEYQSKGKGAQPKQRVAWSHQLTDEEAKNYTREKVFRNWDPTKD; encoded by the coding sequence GTGGTAGCCCAGGATGGCTCGGGCCAGTACCGCACCGTGCAGGAGGCCTTCAACGCCGTGCCCGACTTCCGCAAGAAAGTCACCACCATCTTCATCAAGAAGGGGGTGTATAAGGAGAAGCTCATTCTGGCCGGCTCCAAGAACCTGGTCAAAATCATTGGCGAGGACCGGGAGAAAACCGTGCTGAGCTACGACGACTACAACCAGAAGAAAAACATCTTCGGCGAGGACAAGGGCACCTCGGGCTCGTCGAGCATCTACGTTTACGGCTCCGACTTCTCGGCCGAGAACATCACCTTCCAGAATTCCTCGGGGCCCGTGGGCCAGGCCGTGGCGGTGTGGGTGGCCGGCGACAAAGCCCGCTTCAAGAACTGCCGCTTCCTGGGCTTCCAGGACACGCTCTACACCTACGGCTACGGCAGCCGGCAGTACTACAAGGACTGCTATATCGAGGGCACCGTGGACTTCATCTTCGGCTCCAGCACCGCCTTCTTCGAGGACTGCACCATCTTCTGCAAGAAGGGTGGGGGCTACGTCACGGCTGCTTCCACCCCCGACAGCACCCGCTACGGCTACGTGTTTCAGAACTGCAAAATCACTGGCGACGCCCCGGCGGGCAGCTTTATGCTGGGCCGACCCTGGCGGCCCTACGCCAAAACGGTCTACATCCGGTGCGAGCTGGGCGAGCAAATCAGCACTGTGGGCTGGGACCACTGGGGCAAGGAAACCAACAAGCAAACCGCTTACTACGCCGAGTACCAGAGCAAGGGCAAAGGCGCTCAGCCCAAGCAGCGCGTGGCCTGGAGCCACCAACTTACCGACGAAGAAGCCAAGAACTACACCCGCGAGAAGGTCTTCCGCAACTGGGACCCGACCAAGGACTAA
- a CDS encoding pectinesterase family protein: MLLPRFLLTAGLVVAATQLHAQITTPAPIPPAAKPAPTPAPPQVTRMTVAQDGSGDYRTVQEAVNDSRDLSQVTVTIFIKNGTYREKLVVPSHKTHVTLLGESNTGVIISFGDYSGDAQKHSTYTSHTVLVQANDFTAENITFENSAGPVGQAVALHVEGDRATFRNCRMLGNQDTLYMAVENSRQYYQNCYIEGTTDFLFGTATVVFEGCELRSKRNSYVTAASTTAHQKYGYVLLGCKLTANDEAKKVYLGRPWRPNAKTVFINCELGAHITPAGWDNWRNPDNEKTVYYAEYNSSGPGANPKERVKWARQLTAKEAKQYTLKNIFAGGEGWDPARK; encoded by the coding sequence ATGCTCTTGCCCCGATTCTTGCTGACTGCCGGCCTTGTCGTAGCTGCCACTCAGCTCCACGCCCAAATAACGACACCGGCTCCCATTCCACCGGCCGCCAAACCGGCCCCAACGCCCGCCCCACCACAAGTTACGCGCATGACCGTGGCCCAGGATGGCTCCGGCGACTACCGCACCGTGCAGGAAGCAGTGAATGACTCCCGGGATTTGTCGCAAGTCACGGTAACGATATTCATCAAGAACGGCACCTATCGCGAGAAGCTGGTGGTGCCCTCGCACAAGACGCACGTCACGCTGCTGGGCGAAAGCAACACCGGCGTTATCATCAGCTTCGGCGATTATTCCGGCGATGCGCAGAAGCATAGTACGTATACCTCGCACACGGTGCTGGTGCAGGCCAACGACTTTACGGCCGAGAACATCACCTTCGAAAACTCCGCTGGCCCCGTGGGACAGGCCGTAGCCCTGCACGTGGAAGGCGACCGGGCCACGTTCCGCAACTGCCGCATGCTGGGCAACCAGGACACGCTGTATATGGCCGTCGAAAACAGCCGGCAGTATTACCAGAACTGCTACATCGAGGGCACCACCGACTTTCTGTTCGGCACCGCCACGGTGGTCTTCGAGGGCTGTGAGCTGCGTAGCAAGCGCAACTCCTACGTCACGGCCGCTTCTACCACGGCCCATCAGAAGTACGGCTACGTATTGCTCGGCTGCAAGCTCACGGCCAACGACGAGGCCAAGAAAGTGTACCTGGGCCGGCCCTGGCGTCCCAATGCCAAAACGGTGTTTATCAACTGTGAGTTGGGTGCCCACATTACGCCCGCCGGCTGGGACAACTGGCGCAACCCCGACAACGAAAAGACGGTGTACTACGCCGAATACAACTCTAGCGGCCCCGGCGCCAACCCCAAGGAGCGCGTAAAGTGGGCCCGCCAGCTCACGGCTAAGGAGGCCAAACAATACACGCTGAAAAACATCTTCGCCGGCGGCGAAGGCTGGGACCCGGCCCGCAAGTAG
- a CDS encoding glycoside hydrolase family 2 protein: protein MPLRTTLLFVLIWLGSLPLSVRAQPGRIEQDLSTQDWKLWLDPKARWIEDRLLVPPVDVRTLPQPQPTGGWAALNTGDTKTVHLPATVEQYYWGQNGNAFGLSGNYLGVSWFSTKLPVAAGLRGKRLTLQFESVRFRAEIFINQKLVGYDLVNSTPFEVDITDFVQYGQDNDLAIRITDPNGNFDWRDSQNFMWGSYRTIPTHGFGGITGGVRLRATEPVFIHDVFVKNQPDPRKIEVEVTADNRSGQPAAGTLLLQIQERKTGGKTVFSQRYPLSELPTGLTVKAVSVTVPEAQLWSVDNPNLYVLTATWQGSDERTDSYAQRFGFRWFEIRDVAGHDRQFFLNGRRIVLRTSISWGFWPVNGIAPSNALARKQVETAKALGLNMLNFHRTIGQTNVLDYADELGLLYFEEPGGNSYPVDKFNPTDLLGRRQTDFYFATRTEKVLRMIRRDRNHPSLVIYNFHNERGAPPQDQDRQQMLAAHALDNSRLLTYNSSNGDPTLKPNPRFKLHLLPYSNEFHDYGWFDQHHAGGPGTYHDNLYTNPTSYLRYTDHQDEIIYYGEEGAIGTPPRLELIRNEILKTGRDQGWETASYLQWYDAYDQFLTNTPGFRAAFPTVDALTKAMGNVAYYYQGRTIENIRLNNTTDGYAVNGWESMMLENHSGIVDNYRNPKGDVELIAHYNRPLYVAVKLNRKVLGVGDTTTVDLFIVNEANLKGKLTLLVKATDEKGAVVFSRKLPVRVSGGTTYGELLKAGLKVVPRTAGYTHVTAELLSGGKTVATGNDSMLALRLNTAGIPAQGMVADTSGVLGKYLKSVGVAGFREFKSGRPEGKYLLVGAFNPQQTGNPLVTEILEWVNEGNTLIVVGNIDKWATHLGRKEVVDYRGLKELGTSWYGGNYFVKSHPLFEGLPQNCVFNWEYQCFATYNRSRLGLRLFNGETVVGCVSDHKKEVYSALSIVPHGRGRIILSALDMAACLKEVAVGKRAEGDGENEAMKTFNTSQKNKANLVGQQLLLNMLRFANKAE, encoded by the coding sequence ATGCCCCTACGAACTACGCTTCTATTCGTCCTGATCTGGCTGGGTAGCCTGCCACTGTCTGTGCGGGCGCAGCCAGGCCGAATAGAGCAGGACCTTTCGACCCAGGACTGGAAGCTGTGGCTCGACCCCAAGGCCCGCTGGATTGAGGACCGCCTACTGGTGCCACCGGTGGACGTGCGCACGCTGCCCCAGCCCCAACCTACTGGCGGCTGGGCAGCGCTGAATACCGGCGACACCAAGACGGTGCACCTGCCAGCTACGGTGGAACAGTACTACTGGGGCCAGAACGGTAACGCGTTTGGGCTCAGCGGCAATTACCTCGGCGTATCGTGGTTTAGCACCAAGCTGCCCGTAGCCGCCGGGCTGCGCGGTAAGCGCCTCACGTTGCAGTTTGAGAGCGTACGGTTTCGGGCCGAAATCTTCATCAACCAAAAGCTGGTGGGCTACGACCTGGTCAACAGCACGCCGTTTGAAGTCGACATCACCGACTTCGTGCAGTACGGACAGGACAACGACCTGGCCATCCGCATCACCGACCCCAACGGTAACTTCGACTGGCGCGACTCCCAGAACTTCATGTGGGGCAGCTACCGCACGATTCCGACCCACGGCTTCGGCGGCATCACTGGCGGCGTGCGGCTGCGGGCCACCGAGCCGGTGTTTATCCACGACGTGTTCGTGAAAAACCAGCCCGACCCGCGCAAGATTGAGGTGGAAGTAACCGCCGACAACCGCAGCGGCCAGCCCGCAGCCGGCACGCTGCTGCTCCAAATTCAGGAGCGCAAGACTGGAGGCAAAACGGTGTTCAGCCAGCGCTACCCACTGAGCGAATTGCCGACGGGTCTTACTGTCAAGGCGGTGAGCGTGACGGTGCCCGAGGCTCAGCTGTGGAGCGTGGACAACCCGAACCTGTACGTGCTGACTGCCACCTGGCAGGGCAGCGACGAGCGCACCGACAGCTACGCCCAGCGCTTTGGCTTCCGGTGGTTTGAAATCCGGGACGTGGCGGGCCATGACCGGCAGTTCTTCTTGAACGGCCGGCGCATCGTGCTGCGCACCTCTATTTCCTGGGGTTTCTGGCCGGTGAATGGTATTGCGCCCAGTAATGCGCTGGCCCGCAAGCAGGTCGAAACGGCCAAGGCCCTGGGGCTGAACATGCTCAACTTTCACCGCACCATCGGCCAAACCAACGTGCTCGACTACGCCGACGAGCTGGGCCTGTTGTACTTCGAAGAGCCCGGCGGCAACTCCTACCCGGTCGACAAGTTCAACCCCACCGACTTGCTGGGCCGGCGGCAGACCGACTTTTACTTTGCCACCCGCACCGAGAAAGTGCTGCGCATGATCCGGCGCGACCGGAACCACCCCTCGTTGGTTATTTACAACTTCCACAACGAGCGGGGCGCCCCACCCCAGGACCAGGACCGGCAGCAGATGCTGGCCGCCCACGCCCTGGACAATTCCCGGCTGCTGACGTACAACTCCTCCAACGGCGACCCGACGCTCAAGCCCAACCCGCGCTTTAAGCTGCACCTGCTACCCTACAGCAACGAATTTCACGACTACGGCTGGTTTGACCAGCACCACGCCGGCGGCCCGGGTACCTACCACGACAACCTCTACACCAACCCCACCAGCTACCTGCGCTACACCGACCACCAGGACGAAATCATTTACTACGGTGAGGAAGGCGCCATCGGCACGCCGCCGCGGTTGGAGCTGATTCGCAACGAAATCCTGAAAACCGGCCGGGACCAGGGCTGGGAAACGGCCAGCTACCTGCAGTGGTACGACGCCTACGACCAGTTCCTGACCAACACGCCTGGCTTTCGGGCGGCCTTCCCGACGGTGGATGCGCTGACCAAGGCTATGGGCAACGTGGCCTATTATTACCAGGGCCGCACCATCGAAAACATTCGCCTCAACAACACCACCGACGGCTACGCCGTGAACGGCTGGGAAAGCATGATGCTGGAAAACCACTCCGGCATCGTCGACAACTACCGCAACCCCAAAGGTGACGTCGAGCTTATTGCCCACTACAACCGCCCGCTTTACGTGGCCGTGAAACTGAACCGCAAGGTCTTGGGCGTCGGCGACACGACTACGGTGGACTTGTTTATCGTCAACGAAGCTAACCTCAAGGGCAAGCTCACGCTGCTGGTAAAAGCTACCGACGAAAAAGGCGCCGTCGTGTTCAGCCGCAAGCTGCCCGTGCGCGTGAGTGGGGGCACCACCTACGGCGAGCTGCTGAAAGCCGGCCTGAAAGTAGTGCCCCGCACGGCAGGCTACACCCACGTGACGGCCGAGCTGCTTAGTGGCGGCAAAACGGTAGCCACCGGTAATGACTCCATGCTGGCCCTACGCCTCAACACGGCCGGAATTCCGGCCCAGGGCATGGTAGCTGATACCAGCGGGGTGCTGGGCAAGTACCTCAAATCGGTGGGCGTGGCGGGGTTCCGGGAATTTAAGTCGGGGCGGCCGGAGGGTAAGTATCTGCTCGTCGGGGCTTTCAACCCGCAGCAAACCGGCAACCCGCTGGTAACCGAAATCCTGGAGTGGGTGAACGAGGGCAACACGCTGATTGTGGTGGGCAACATCGACAAGTGGGCCACGCATTTGGGCCGCAAGGAAGTCGTGGATTACCGCGGCCTCAAGGAGCTGGGCACCAGCTGGTACGGTGGCAACTACTTCGTCAAAAGCCACCCGCTGTTTGAGGGCCTGCCCCAGAATTGCGTCTTCAACTGGGAATACCAGTGCTTTGCTACCTACAACCGCAGCCGCCTGGGCTTGCGCCTGTTCAACGGCGAAACCGTGGTGGGCTGCGTCTCCGACCACAAGAAGGAAGTGTACTCGGCCCTGAGTATCGTGCCCCACGGCCGGGGCCGCATCATCCTCTCGGCCCTGGACATGGCCGCCTGCCTCAAGGAAGTAGCGGTGGGCAAGCGGGCCGAGGGCGACGGGGAAAACGAGGCCATGAAAACCTTCAACACGTCCCAGAAAAACAAGGCCAATCTGGTGGGCCAGCAGCTCTTGCTCAACATGCTACGCTTCGCCAATAAAGCGGAGTAA